A DNA window from Vibrio tarriae contains the following coding sequences:
- the fabV gene encoding enoyl-ACP reductase FabV: MHIKPLIQGVVARSAHPYGCEQAVLQQIQYVKQANPIKSGPKRVLILGASSGFGLAARIALTFGGAQADTIGVSFERAPSETQTGSAGYYNNLFFKQYAEQAGRIAVNLEGDVFSAEMREQVIEAIETYFEGEVDLIIYSIASGMRRKPRSEQADAEFWRSAIKPIGEAVSGATLLLENDTWMETTLQPASEEEIEGTLRVMGGDDWENWIDTLINAESLAEGCKTIAFSYMGPDVTHPIYLDGTLGRAKIDLHQTSHSLNLKLANFNGGAYAVVCKALVTKASVFIPGLSPYLIALYQVMKNKGTHEGCIEQMQRLFSDKLYGHSRIPLDSERLIRMDDWEMNPDTQVQVRERLQQMNASNFQQLGDYAGFKREFMQLNGFEFDQIDYSQSVDMHNFIYNK, translated from the coding sequence ATGCACATCAAGCCACTCATTCAGGGCGTTGTGGCGCGCAGCGCCCATCCTTATGGCTGTGAACAAGCCGTCCTACAGCAGATCCAATACGTAAAACAAGCAAACCCGATCAAGTCAGGCCCCAAACGTGTTCTCATCCTCGGAGCATCGTCCGGATTTGGCCTCGCGGCAAGGATTGCGCTGACCTTTGGTGGCGCGCAAGCCGATACGATTGGGGTCTCCTTTGAACGTGCCCCGAGTGAAACACAAACCGGCAGTGCCGGTTACTACAACAATCTCTTTTTTAAACAGTATGCCGAGCAAGCAGGTCGCATCGCGGTCAATCTCGAAGGCGATGTTTTTTCCGCCGAGATGCGTGAGCAAGTGATTGAAGCGATAGAAACCTATTTTGAAGGGGAAGTGGATCTCATCATTTACAGCATTGCCAGTGGCATGCGCCGCAAGCCTAGAAGCGAACAAGCTGACGCTGAATTTTGGAGATCCGCGATTAAGCCGATTGGTGAAGCGGTCTCTGGCGCAACCCTCTTGCTTGAAAATGACACGTGGATGGAAACCACCTTGCAACCAGCCAGCGAAGAGGAAATTGAAGGGACGTTACGCGTCATGGGCGGCGATGATTGGGAAAACTGGATTGATACCTTGATCAATGCCGAATCACTCGCTGAAGGGTGCAAAACGATCGCTTTTTCTTATATGGGTCCTGACGTTACTCACCCTATCTATCTGGATGGTACTTTAGGCCGCGCTAAAATCGATTTACACCAAACTAGCCATTCTCTTAATTTGAAACTCGCCAATTTTAATGGTGGTGCGTATGCCGTGGTCTGCAAGGCTCTGGTGACAAAAGCCAGCGTGTTTATTCCCGGCTTGAGTCCTTACTTAATCGCGCTGTACCAAGTAATGAAAAATAAAGGCACCCATGAAGGTTGCATTGAACAGATGCAACGCCTGTTTAGCGACAAGCTGTATGGTCATTCACGAATTCCACTCGATAGCGAACGTTTGATCCGCATGGATGATTGGGAGATGAACCCTGATACGCAAGTACAAGTTCGTGAACGTTTACAACAAATGAATGCCAGCAATTTTCAGCAGTTAGGCGATTATGCGGGCTTTAAACGTGAGTTTATGCAGCTTAACGGGTTTGAATTTGACCAGATTGATTATAGCCAATCTGTTGATATGCATAACTTTATTTATAACAAGTGA
- a CDS encoding CreA family protein produces MLNPIRTALLLSFAFVLSGCDRSEVGDVSLGMFTLKDIKINNLTDPVVTGVTCHVASIEADLSLADPSDSAISCRQTGEITPEMIAQIDKSASGEVVFQKSKSIFFKSMKIRRIFDAKNQTLMYLSYSTKETSGSFKHSLSTVPLWGTQAYNAFPETQSK; encoded by the coding sequence ATGCTCAATCCAATTCGCACTGCCTTGCTTCTTTCCTTCGCTTTCGTTTTGAGTGGTTGTGATCGCTCAGAAGTCGGTGATGTTAGCCTCGGCATGTTTACCTTGAAAGACATTAAAATCAATAACCTGACCGACCCGGTTGTCACTGGCGTGACTTGCCATGTAGCGAGCATTGAAGCCGATTTAAGTTTGGCCGACCCATCAGACTCCGCCATTTCTTGCCGCCAGACGGGCGAAATTACCCCTGAGATGATTGCGCAAATTGATAAATCTGCCTCTGGTGAAGTAGTGTTTCAAAAGTCCAAAAGTATTTTCTTCAAATCGATGAAAATTCGCCGCATTTTTGATGCCAAAAACCAAACCCTGATGTACCTCTCCTATTCGACCAAAGAAACATCCGGCAGTTTCAAACACAGCCTTTCTACCGTGCCACTGTGGGGAACTCAAGCCTACAACGCCTTCCCTGAAACACAGAGCAAATAG
- a CDS encoding sensor domain-containing phosphodiesterase yields MAPILSHSIPIPSSMQASWQEMLNLLAEVLKVSATLIMRLRHHDLDVFCTSVSSDNPYQVGMTERLGTGLYCETVVNTRQLLLVSNADLDPLWKDNPDLELGMRAYCGVPLQWPNGELFGSLCVTDRQARQFLSTDQQLIKTFAESIEAQLKTLYQRETLLQMNQDLHFKVRHKMQSIASLNQSLHQEIDKRRAAEQQIEYQRSHDLGTGFLNRTALEHQLAMQLTQLTEHEELAVIHIGFANARQLQARLGYHLWDDVLKQLRERLGPVTEGELLTARPNSTNLTLILKAHPLDTQLNQLCHRLIHAGQAQFVTDGLPVHLNPYIGVALSHETRDPQQLLRHAVSSMLACKDSGYKVFFHSPALADNHARQNQLENYLLQAVRNNDLLLYFQPKVSMKTQRWVGAEALLRWKHPVLGEFSNETLIHMAEQNGLIFEVGDFVLHQALKAASDWLVMCPTFHIAINVSSVQLKNSGFVEQIRDLLALYHFPAHQLELEITESGLIVDEPTASEILNRLHTLGVTLSLDDFGTGYASFQYLKKFPFDGIKIDKSFMEQIEHSESDQEIVRSMLHVAKKLNLNVVVEGIESTQQEQFILEHGCDVGQGFLYGKPMPREAFTQKLESRAQI; encoded by the coding sequence ATGGCACCGATCCTTTCGCACTCGATCCCGATCCCTTCCAGCATGCAAGCAAGTTGGCAGGAGATGCTCAACCTGCTGGCCGAAGTGCTGAAAGTTTCAGCCACCCTGATCATGCGTTTACGTCATCACGACCTTGATGTGTTTTGCACGAGTGTGAGTAGTGATAACCCATATCAAGTCGGCATGACCGAACGGTTAGGCACAGGCTTGTATTGTGAAACTGTGGTTAATACTCGCCAGTTATTGCTGGTCAGTAACGCCGACCTCGACCCATTGTGGAAGGATAACCCAGATCTAGAATTGGGCATGCGCGCTTACTGTGGCGTGCCATTGCAATGGCCAAACGGTGAGCTTTTTGGATCTTTGTGTGTCACCGATCGTCAAGCTCGCCAGTTTCTTAGTACCGATCAGCAATTGATAAAAACCTTTGCTGAATCGATTGAAGCTCAGCTTAAAACCCTTTACCAACGCGAAACGCTGTTGCAAATGAACCAAGATTTGCACTTCAAAGTTCGTCATAAAATGCAAAGTATCGCCTCGCTGAACCAATCTCTCCATCAGGAGATCGATAAGCGCCGCGCCGCAGAACAGCAGATTGAGTACCAGCGCAGTCACGACCTTGGGACTGGCTTTCTTAATCGCACGGCATTGGAGCATCAGCTCGCGATGCAACTGACTCAATTAACTGAGCACGAAGAGCTCGCCGTGATTCATATCGGTTTTGCCAATGCCCGCCAATTACAAGCACGACTGGGTTACCACCTTTGGGATGATGTGTTAAAGCAGTTACGTGAACGGCTTGGCCCGGTGACGGAAGGGGAATTACTGACCGCTCGCCCTAACTCGACTAATTTGACGCTGATCTTAAAAGCCCATCCGCTCGACACCCAATTAAATCAGCTTTGCCATCGTTTAATTCACGCTGGGCAAGCTCAATTTGTGACGGACGGGCTTCCCGTTCACCTCAACCCTTATATTGGCGTAGCCCTTAGCCACGAAACGCGCGATCCGCAGCAGCTACTGCGCCATGCCGTCAGCAGCATGCTGGCGTGTAAGGACTCGGGATACAAAGTGTTTTTTCACTCCCCCGCATTAGCCGATAACCATGCGCGGCAAAATCAATTGGAAAACTATTTACTGCAAGCGGTGCGCAACAATGACCTGCTGCTCTATTTTCAACCCAAAGTCAGCATGAAAACCCAGCGCTGGGTCGGTGCTGAGGCATTATTGCGTTGGAAGCACCCAGTGCTGGGTGAGTTTTCCAATGAAACCTTAATTCATATGGCAGAACAAAACGGCCTGATCTTCGAAGTGGGAGATTTTGTTTTGCACCAAGCTCTGAAAGCCGCCAGTGACTGGTTAGTGATGTGTCCAACTTTTCATATCGCCATCAATGTCTCTTCCGTGCAGCTTAAGAACAGTGGGTTTGTTGAGCAAATTCGCGATCTGCTGGCTCTATACCATTTCCCTGCACATCAGTTGGAACTGGAAATCACCGAAAGTGGCTTGATTGTCGATGAACCGACCGCGAGTGAGATTCTCAATCGACTACACACACTGGGCGTGACTTTGTCACTCGATGATTTTGGTACGGGTTACGCTTCGTTTCAGTATCTAAAAAAATTCCCGTTTGATGGCATCAAGATTGATAAAAGTTTTATGGAGCAGATCGAACACAGTGAAAGCGATCAGGAAATTGTGCGCTCTATGCTGCATGTGGCGAAAAAACTGAACTTAAACGTGGTGGTGGAAGGTATTGAGTCGACACAACAAGAACAGTTCATTCTTGAACATGGCTGCGATGTCGGCCAAGGCTTTTTATATGGTAAGCCCATGCCCAGAGAGGCCTTTACGCAAAAGCTCGAAAGCCGAGCTCAGATATAA
- a CDS encoding DUF2238 domain-containing protein, with amino-acid sequence MPLSRPLIGLTLFYSLVFVFSAIAPTSRAVWFAEIIPAILVLATVWWVSLRWSMSTTAYVLMFVWLCLHTIGAKYTFAEVPFDWFNALIGSTRNQFDRVAHFSIGLYAYPIAEWLLRKQQTKPWLAYSFALFSLMSLAAAYEIIEWWYAALAGGEEGIAFLGSQGDVWDAQKDMLCDTLGAITALCLLAWQRTRG; translated from the coding sequence ATGCCATTGTCGCGACCTCTTATCGGATTGACCCTTTTTTACAGCTTGGTTTTTGTTTTTTCAGCCATAGCGCCTACTTCACGTGCCGTTTGGTTTGCCGAAATCATCCCCGCCATTCTGGTACTGGCCACGGTTTGGTGGGTCTCTTTACGCTGGTCAATGAGCACGACCGCCTATGTATTGATGTTTGTTTGGCTCTGTTTGCACACCATAGGCGCAAAATACACCTTCGCGGAAGTCCCTTTTGACTGGTTTAATGCCCTGATCGGCTCAACACGCAATCAATTCGATCGCGTCGCCCATTTCTCCATCGGTCTTTATGCTTATCCTATTGCGGAATGGCTGTTACGTAAGCAGCAAACGAAACCTTGGCTAGCCTACAGCTTTGCACTATTTAGCTTAATGAGCCTTGCTGCGGCTTACGAAATTATTGAATGGTGGTACGCCGCGCTCGCCGGTGGCGAAGAAGGTATCGCGTTTTTAGGCTCACAAGGGGATGTTTGGGATGCCCAGAAAGATATGTTGTGCGATACCTTAGGTGCCATCACCGCACTTTGCTTACTCGCATGGCAGCGAACTAGAGGCTAA
- a CDS encoding HAD family hydrolase — translation MTGSRVKCVIFDCEGTLVDSERLCCEALVQVFGELGVSLSYQQVAEHFSGGKIADILHSACQLAQITADIDLLEQRYRSIVAATFRRKLSPMGGARALLNYLKRNHIEFCVASNAPREKIAMTLTLAGLEHYFEGRIFSAFDANSWKPEPDLIRYCAMNMGFTLDECIYVDDTPKGVEAGLNAEVLTFQLSPLNPQNRSHSQQVIVLSNLLQLAEFLSGNMMRQSA, via the coding sequence ATGACTGGATCCAGAGTAAAATGTGTCATTTTTGACTGTGAAGGAACCTTAGTAGACAGCGAACGTTTGTGCTGTGAAGCTCTGGTACAAGTGTTTGGTGAGCTTGGGGTGTCATTAAGCTATCAACAGGTAGCGGAGCATTTCTCTGGCGGCAAAATTGCCGACATTCTCCATTCCGCCTGTCAACTGGCGCAGATCACCGCCGATATTGACTTGCTTGAACAGCGTTATCGTTCGATTGTCGCAGCAACGTTTCGGCGTAAACTTTCACCGATGGGCGGCGCTAGGGCATTGCTCAACTACTTGAAGCGTAACCACATTGAATTTTGTGTGGCTTCAAACGCACCACGAGAAAAAATCGCGATGACCCTGACTCTCGCTGGCCTTGAGCACTATTTTGAAGGGCGGATTTTTTCTGCTTTTGATGCCAACAGTTGGAAGCCTGAGCCAGATCTCATCCGTTATTGTGCAATGAACATGGGCTTTACATTGGATGAGTGTATCTATGTTGACGACACTCCAAAGGGTGTAGAAGCGGGATTAAATGCTGAAGTGCTGACATTTCAATTAAGCCCATTGAATCCGCAAAATCGCAGCCATTCTCAACAAGTCATTGTCTTGAGTAATTTACTCCAATTAGCGGAATTCTTGAGTGGTAATATGATGCGCCAATCTGCGTAA
- a CDS encoding transcription initiation factor TFIIIB produces MDNRLVEETVAEETLDCCPLCQHDEFFISADREKFYCAKCGFHTNTLTSIQPMLAAKANLTNRFVHIGIKTRQ; encoded by the coding sequence ATGGATAACCGACTTGTCGAAGAAACCGTTGCAGAAGAAACGCTCGATTGCTGCCCCCTCTGCCAACACGATGAATTTTTCATTTCTGCCGATAGAGAAAAATTTTACTGCGCGAAATGTGGCTTTCACACCAATACCCTTACCAGCATTCAACCTATGCTGGCCGCTAAAGCGAATCTCACGAATCGCTTTGTTCACATTGGTATCAAAACTCGTCAATAG
- a CDS encoding DNA-J related domain-containing protein, with the protein MSDSRQLAATFQTYMENPLLWPIFEVLKRQPSGWKVHTLAAHLSELGIMPVLDPQPEKDLFKRNFLIMNALYQLQETLHPDKWLQVEAMNIILTPMMRSEFHDIDVNDPLRDYYTQWMNYEANEGEVKRLLNEFWSRYRHSVGSHNGKDLTRGQALRLFELTEEASAVEIRKTWRKLALRWHPDRENGNAERFRILCEAWNVLRQEF; encoded by the coding sequence ATGTCAGACAGTCGCCAGCTTGCTGCAACGTTTCAGACTTATATGGAAAATCCGCTGTTGTGGCCGATTTTTGAGGTTCTGAAACGCCAACCTTCAGGATGGAAAGTGCATACCTTAGCCGCTCACTTGAGTGAGTTAGGCATCATGCCGGTCTTAGACCCTCAGCCGGAAAAAGATCTGTTCAAGCGAAATTTCCTAATCATGAATGCGCTCTATCAGCTCCAAGAAACTCTGCATCCAGATAAATGGTTGCAAGTTGAAGCGATGAACATCATTTTAACCCCGATGATGCGTAGTGAATTCCACGACATTGATGTCAATGATCCTTTGCGAGATTACTACACGCAGTGGATGAACTATGAAGCGAATGAAGGGGAAGTGAAGCGTTTGCTCAATGAGTTTTGGAGTCGATATCGACACTCAGTGGGCAGCCATAACGGTAAGGATTTAACTCGAGGACAAGCTCTGCGTCTGTTTGAATTAACCGAAGAGGCGAGCGCCGTTGAGATCCGTAAAACGTGGCGTAAGCTTGCTTTGCGCTGGCATCCCGATCGAGAAAATGGCAATGCCGAACGTTTTCGGATCTTATGTGAAGCGTGGAATGTGCTTAGGCAAGAATTCTAA
- a CDS encoding ABC transporter ATP-binding protein: MQSSIISAQSLSKLVSTNQEHLTILKQVNLSIQAGESVAIVGASGARKSTLMTLLAGLDTPSEGEVYLLGKPLSQLDDEARAALRSESVGFVFQSFLLIPSLSALENVTLPCLLKGEAEDRERAQKLLKAVGLEHRMHHSPAQLSGGEQQRVAIARAFMISPQVLFADEPTGNLDQETAAKVIDLLFELNREHGTTLVLVTHDPKLAQRCQRRFFMQAGELEERV; the protein is encoded by the coding sequence ATGCAATCATCCATCATTTCAGCGCAATCACTATCCAAATTAGTCTCCACTAATCAGGAGCATTTAACAATCCTTAAACAGGTGAATCTCTCGATTCAAGCGGGAGAAAGTGTGGCGATTGTCGGTGCATCCGGCGCGAGAAAATCGACGCTGATGACGCTACTGGCGGGGTTAGATACGCCAAGTGAAGGGGAAGTGTATCTGTTGGGGAAGCCACTTTCACAACTGGATGATGAAGCCCGCGCCGCACTGCGCAGTGAATCCGTTGGGTTTGTGTTCCAAAGTTTTCTGCTTATTCCGAGCCTGTCGGCGCTAGAAAATGTCACTCTGCCTTGTTTGTTAAAAGGTGAGGCGGAGGATCGCGAGCGCGCCCAGAAGCTGCTCAAAGCGGTCGGTTTGGAGCATCGAATGCACCATTCGCCCGCACAACTGTCGGGCGGTGAGCAGCAACGCGTAGCGATTGCTCGCGCATTTATGATAAGCCCCCAAGTGCTGTTTGCTGATGAGCCAACGGGCAATTTGGATCAAGAAACAGCTGCAAAAGTGATTGATTTACTGTTTGAACTGAACCGTGAACACGGCACCACACTAGTGCTGGTGACGCATGACCCTAAACTCGCGCAGCGTTGTCAGCGCCGATTCTTCATGCAAGCGGGTGAACTGGAGGAGCGCGTATGA
- the cutA gene encoding divalent-cation tolerance protein CutA, with amino-acid sequence MKPADLNPTDYCVVLTTTNDKHNAEHIIHHLLEHKLAACVQVLPIESHYLWQGNYCQDKELLLVIKTQVACYAALESAVQLLHPYQVPQIVQLPLTQGFEPYLAWLKHNTQP; translated from the coding sequence ATGAAGCCAGCAGATTTGAATCCCACTGACTATTGCGTGGTACTGACGACCACTAACGACAAGCACAATGCTGAGCACATTATCCATCATCTGCTTGAACACAAGCTTGCTGCCTGTGTTCAAGTTTTGCCGATAGAAAGTCATTATCTGTGGCAGGGCAATTATTGTCAGGACAAGGAGCTGCTGCTGGTGATCAAAACCCAAGTGGCTTGTTACGCTGCGCTTGAAAGTGCCGTTCAGCTGCTTCATCCGTATCAAGTACCACAGATCGTGCAACTGCCGCTTACTCAAGGTTTTGAACCTTATCTAGCTTGGCTTAAACACAATACCCAGCCTTAG
- the tesA gene encoding multifunctional acyl-CoA thioesterase I/protease I/lysophospholipase L1, which yields MTRLLSFLFVVLFSAAASSKTLLVLGDSLSAGYEMPIEQAWPSLLAEELVEQGQTVTVVNGSISGDTTGNGLARLPSLLSQHQPDTVLIELGANDGLRGFPLQTVTHNLTTMIEQIQAQNAKVILMQIRIPPNYGKRYSDAFYQIYPSLAEQFSIPLIPFFLEQVILKPEWMMADGLHPKPEAQPWIAKFVAEHLAAHW from the coding sequence ATGACTCGACTACTTTCCTTTTTGTTTGTTGTTCTCTTTTCTGCTGCAGCCAGCAGTAAAACGTTATTGGTACTCGGCGACAGTTTAAGCGCAGGGTACGAAATGCCTATCGAACAAGCTTGGCCAAGTTTACTGGCCGAAGAGCTAGTGGAACAGGGTCAAACCGTTACCGTAGTGAACGGGAGCATTTCTGGTGATACCACAGGCAACGGGCTCGCCCGCCTGCCCTCTCTTCTGAGCCAACATCAGCCCGATACCGTACTGATAGAATTAGGAGCCAACGACGGTTTACGTGGTTTCCCACTGCAAACGGTCACTCATAACCTCACCACTATGATTGAACAGATCCAAGCTCAAAACGCAAAAGTCATCTTAATGCAGATCCGTATCCCACCTAACTATGGCAAACGGTACAGTGATGCGTTTTACCAGATCTATCCTAGCCTAGCTGAGCAGTTTTCTATCCCGCTTATCCCGTTCTTTCTTGAGCAAGTGATCCTCAAACCAGAATGGATGATGGCAGATGGTTTACACCCCAAACCTGAAGCGCAGCCTTGGATAGCCAAGTTTGTGGCCGAACACCTTGCCGCACATTGGTAA
- a CDS encoding ABC-ATPase domain-containing protein, with amino-acid sequence MDRLIATLKKLEKQNYRAYQQIKGQYDFGDFTLFIDHIQSDPYASASRLRATRAWSLTGLDWLKEKSPAYQMAARDFIARAFAEFAKQDNSLSIAISGQTVLDSTSVLFNEHGIELRFRMSMPAEGRDILAKKALNILTFHLPKYIRRATLERELDKAALLHHCEIVEDQEAMRTQLDDLGLVAFVANGSVLPRLAGNCDLPMKEAVPFIAPKSLEVTLSTPNQGELVGMGIPQGITLIVGGGFHGKSTLLTALERSVYNHIPGDGRERMVTDVKAMKIRAEEGRCVHNLNLSNYINHLPMGKDTTDFSTQDASGSTSQSAWLQESIEAGVTTLLIDEDTSATNFMIRDERMQALVSKGEEPITPLVDRIGQLRDDLGISTLVVMGGSGDYLDVADTVIQMHDYQPVDVTEKAREVIAQHPTLRRNECETPLATFTPRALNCATLQKLLLDGKFRVSAKGLDALRFGKEFTDISALEQLQSSSEVNAIGWLWFQLAQLPGWTDNPAKAMTKMLEGNWYQAMPNHGDLAKPRILDAMAALNRMRKAQFKA; translated from the coding sequence ATGGATCGACTAATTGCAACACTCAAGAAACTCGAAAAGCAGAACTATCGTGCTTATCAGCAGATCAAAGGTCAGTACGACTTTGGCGACTTTACTCTGTTCATCGATCACATTCAGTCTGATCCATACGCTTCAGCCTCTCGCCTGCGTGCTACGCGCGCTTGGTCGTTGACCGGTTTAGATTGGCTGAAAGAGAAATCCCCGGCTTATCAAATGGCTGCGCGTGATTTCATCGCTCGTGCTTTTGCAGAGTTCGCCAAACAAGACAACAGCTTATCGATCGCTATTAGCGGTCAAACGGTTCTCGATAGCACCTCTGTTCTGTTTAACGAACACGGTATCGAACTGCGTTTTCGCATGAGTATGCCAGCGGAAGGACGCGATATTCTGGCGAAAAAAGCGCTGAATATCTTAACCTTTCACCTGCCGAAATACATTCGCCGTGCCACGCTTGAACGCGAGTTAGATAAAGCCGCGCTACTGCATCATTGTGAAATCGTAGAAGATCAGGAAGCGATGCGCACTCAACTGGACGATCTCGGTCTTGTCGCTTTCGTCGCTAACGGCAGTGTATTGCCACGATTAGCCGGTAACTGCGATCTGCCAATGAAAGAAGCGGTTCCTTTCATCGCCCCGAAATCTCTCGAAGTCACCCTCTCAACGCCTAACCAAGGTGAACTGGTGGGTATGGGTATTCCACAAGGGATTACCTTGATCGTGGGCGGTGGGTTCCATGGCAAATCAACCTTGCTGACCGCGCTTGAGCGTTCGGTCTACAACCATATTCCGGGTGATGGTCGTGAGCGCATGGTCACTGATGTTAAAGCGATGAAGATCCGCGCTGAAGAAGGCCGTTGTGTACACAATCTCAATCTATCGAACTACATCAATCATTTACCTATGGGTAAAGACACGACCGATTTCAGCACGCAAGATGCTTCTGGCTCTACCTCGCAGTCGGCTTGGTTACAAGAATCGATTGAAGCGGGCGTAACAACCCTGCTGATTGATGAAGACACTTCTGCCACCAACTTTATGATCCGTGATGAGCGTATGCAGGCACTGGTTAGCAAAGGTGAAGAGCCGATCACGCCGCTGGTGGATCGTATCGGTCAGTTACGTGATGATCTCGGCATCTCGACACTGGTGGTGATGGGGGGCTCTGGTGACTATCTGGATGTAGCCGATACCGTCATTCAGATGCACGACTACCAACCCGTCGACGTAACAGAAAAAGCGCGTGAAGTGATTGCCCAGCACCCAACGCTGCGTCGTAATGAGTGTGAAACCCCACTCGCGACCTTTACACCACGAGCTCTCAACTGTGCCACTTTGCAAAAACTGCTGCTGGATGGCAAATTCCGTGTGTCGGCTAAAGGCTTGGATGCTCTGCGTTTTGGTAAAGAGTTTACGGACATTTCCGCACTGGAGCAGTTGCAAAGTTCAAGTGAAGTGAATGCCATTGGTTGGCTGTGGTTCCAACTGGCACAACTGCCAGGTTGGACAGACAATCCAGCCAAAGCCATGACTAAAATGCTTGAAGGTAACTGGTATCAAGCCATGCCAAACCACGGTGATTTAGCTAAGCCGCGTATTTTAGATGCAATGGCAGCCCTAAACCGGATGCGAAAAGCACAATTTAAAGCCTAA